The sequence CTGCCAAAGACTTCGACGCATTTCAATATTCTACAATATATCCTCCGCAGCCTGTTGCGCTCCTGCATAAAAGCAAGGATGGAAAGTGGGGATTTTTCCAGACACCGTTTGTGAGGGGCTGGATAAAGATGGATAAGATTGCATTTGCAAACAAGAGAACTGACATAATTCCCAACTCCCAACTCCCAACTCCGAACCGTCTTGTAATCACAGGAAGCAGGGTAATGGTGTTTAGAGATAAGAAAAATAATGGGAATGCTGAAATTATTCCTATGGGAACCACATTTGTCCTGCAAGGCGAAGATAAAAATTATTGGATTGTCAAATTCCCTGAAAAAGATAAAGAGGGGCAACTCCAATGGATAGGCGCCTATATCAAAAAGAAAGCAGATACACACATCGGATATCTGGCCTACACAAAACGAAATGTAATAAACCAGGCATTCAAGATATTAGGAGAAGGTTATGGATGGGGAGGAAGGAATGGCCTGAGGGATTGCTCCAGCTTTATAAAGGATGTATTCGCGACAATGGGCATAATCCTTCCGCGGCACTCCAGCCACCAGGCTGCCTCCGGACAGGCGCTGCTAAGTCTTGATGAAGCAGCGCCCCCAGAAGATATAAAAAGGGCTCTCGATTCCGCAGTCCCCGGCATAACACTTTTGGGCCTAAGCGGCCATATAATGCTTTATCTCGGCAATATAAACGGAAGCTATTATAGCCTTCACCAGTTTTTCGGCTATCATGATAAAGACGGTTTTAGAACAGTAAATAAAGCCGTGGTAACAAATCTTGAACTCGGCAAAGGTTCAAAAATGGGCCCGATAAAAAACAGGATAAAGAGTGTAAATCTTCTGGTTTTGGCCGAAACAAACCCCGTTAGAAGTCTCTCTCCGAAGGAGACAAACCATCTTGATAAAGCAATAACATTATCACCAGGAACTTCTAACGGGGCAAATTGAATATGAGGCAGAAGGCTTTACAGTTTACAGTTTGTTGCTTACTGATCAGTGTCTCGTTTGCCGCTGAACCATCTAAAACCAAAAGCGAGGTTGTGAAGAAGGAAAAGCAACTGGAATCCCTGAAAAGAAAGATTGTAGAAAAAAAGAAGGGTTTAGAGTATAATGTCAAAAAAGAACATACTATCCTTGAGGGATTAGAAAGGCTCGACAAGGCCTTGTCTAAAAAAGAGGAAGACATGGCAAATATAGAAAACAGCCTTATGCGGTTAAAAGAGAAAACTCAAGATGTGGATGTCCATATCATTGAATTGGCGCGGGATAAAGAAAGACTCTCCGGGCTTATGATGCAAAGGCTGGCCGCTATGTATAAGATGAAAAAGGGGGGTATAGTAGAGTCTCTTTTTTCATCCAATCCTGTTAATGATATTGGCAGAAGATATAAATATATAAGTAAAATAGTAGAATATGACACTGACCTGTTAAAGGAGTACAAAGAGAATCAATTGCTTCTACAAACAGAAAAGGAGAGGCTTAATGAATTTGAGAAAGAGATGCTTTCGTTAAAAGACGAGATTAAACATAAAAAGAGCGGGGTGGAAGAGGAAAAAGATAAAAAGAGGACCCTTTTAAAAGACATAAGAAAGAAAAAGGATCTGCAGTTTGCAGCGATACGGGAAATGGAAGATGCATCCAAAGAGCTTCAATCATTTTTAGAGAGATTCAAGAATGATATAACCGGAGATGCCGCAAACAGTCATGGGGTCGGCTTTGCTGCTATGCAAGGGCGTCTGCCAATGCCTGTAAACGGGAAGATTGTTTCAATGTACGGAAAGGTAGAGCATCCTAAATTTCATACAATTACCTTTAATAACGGCATTGAGATAGAGGCCCGCTTGGGGACAGAGGTCAGGTCTGTATATAAAGGCAGAGTGGCATATTCAGGGTGGTTCAGAGGTTATGGAAAGGTTGTGATTATAGACCACGGCAACGGCTATTATACCCTGTTTGCCCGCCTTTCAAAGATTGTCAGGGATGTTGATTCCATCGTGGAGAAAGGCGATGTTATTGCGCTTGTGGGTGATACCGGACTAGTAAAGGAGCCGCATCTGTATTTTGAGGTAAGACAAAAGGGAATGCCGCTGGATCCGCTTAACTGGCTGGCATATAATACAAAACAAAAATAAGCTCATAGCTCATAGCTCATGGCTCATAGCTTTTACTATGAGCTATCAACTATCAGCCATCAGCTAAACTGGAGGGAATACATATCATGTTCAAAAAGATGAGGGGGAAGAGGCTTATTGCTCTGGCTGGAATGGCAGTGGTAATAAGTATTTTTTTATGGGGAATAAATCACAGGGTCTCCGCTGTATCTACAAAGGCATATGAGAATATAAGAATATTTACAGATGCTATCTCTATTGTGCAGGAAAATTACGCTGAGGAGGTAGACCCAAAGAATCTTATCTACGGCGCAGTAAAGGGGATGCTCCAGGGGCTTGACCCCCATTCATCCTTTATGGCCCCGGAGGAATATAAAGAAATGCAGGTTGAAACAAAGGGTAGCTTTGGGGGGATCGGCATAGAGATAGGCATTAGGGACGGCATATTGACAGTTATTGCCCCAATCGAAGATACCCCGGCCTTCATAGCAGGAATAAAGGCAGGAGACAGAATAGTAAAGATAGAGGACAAATATACCAAAGATATGAGTATAAATGACGCTGTAAAGTTGATGCGGGGGCCAAAGGGGGCAAAGGTTGCCATCTGGATATTGAGAGAGGGATTGAAGGACCCGCAGGAATTTTCAATTATAAGAGATATTATTACAATAAAGAGCGTAAAGTATAAATCTCTTGAGGAAGGGTTTGGTTATATCCGCATTTCGCAATTCCAGGAAAAGACTGCAAATGACATGGAAGATGCCTTGAATAAGCTTGGTTCTAAGGAGGGAAAACTTAAAGGGCTTATCGTTGATATGAGGAATAATCCGGGCGGACTTTTGCAGCAGGCTGTAGAGGTTTCGAATAAGTTTTTAGACAAGGGATTGATTGTATATACAAAAGGGAGGGTCCCCGGTCAGGATATGAGATTTGAGGCAAGGCCTGGAGGCGCTCACCCTCCGTATCCGATAATCGCCCTGGTTAATGGCGGGAGCGCAAGCGCTTCGGAGATTGTTGCAGGGGCGCTGCAGGATCACAAAAGGGCCGTAATACTTGGGACACAGACATTTGGCAAAGGGTCGGTGCAGACCATTATACCATTAAACGACGGTTCGGCTATAAGGCTTACCACCTCTAAATACTATACCCCCTCAGGCAGGTCTATTCAGGCCAAAGGCATTGAGCCTGATATAGTGGTGGGAGATGTTGTGACAAAAAACCATATAAAAGAAAAAGATCTGGAAAGACATCTTCAGGCAGAAGGCGGCGAACCTGTAAAGCCTGAAAAGGAGAAGAAGATAAAGATGGAAGAAAAAGCTGAAAAAGAAAAGGTAGAGGCAGAGGATGTCCAGCTTAAGAGGGCATTGGATTATCTGAAGAGCTGGTATATATTCCAGGGAATAGTTCAAAAGCCGTCATAAAAGACCTGAAAATGGCAAAGACAAGAAAAAGTAAAAGGGGGCCTTTGTTTTTAAAGGCCCTCTTTATTTTTGGCATTGCGCTGATTCTTTTCATTATCGCCCTTATGGGGTTTATTATATATTCTGATTATAACCCTCTCCCCCCTCAGGTAGCAAAGATAGACAAACCTCCGGCGCCGCCTGTCACGGTTCATATTCCAAAGGCTAAGGTTGCAATAGTTATAGATGATATGGGCCAGGATATAAGGCAGCTGCGGGATATATTGGAAATAGATGCGCCAATATCAATCGCTGTTTTGCCTTTTTTGCCATATTCAAAAGATATTGCAACAGAGGCAGGCTCAAAAGGCAGGGAGGTCCTCCTGCATCTTCCCATGGAGCCAAAGGATTCTAATAATAATGACCCAGGGAAAGGGGCGGTGTTTACAGATATGACCGAGGCTCAGGTTGCCGAGCAGGTTAGGAGGGATATAGAGGCAGTTCCATATATTACAGGCGTAAACAACCACATGGGGTCAAGGTTTACAGAGGATGAGAGATTGATGCGCATAGTGCTGAATATAGCAAAGACAAAAAACCTCTTTTTCCTGGACAGCAAGACCACCAGCAAATCTACCGGTTACAGATTGGCAAAGGGAATGGAGGTCAAAGCGGCAAGCAGGCAGGTGTTTCTGGATAATGAAGAGGACATAAATTATATAAAAGACCAGATACTTGAACTTGTAGAGATTGCAAAAAAAAGGGGCAGCGCAATTGCCATAGGCCATCCGCATCCATCTACAATTGCAGCCCTGAAAGAGATGATCCCCCTGCTTAATAAAGATGTGGATATTGTAACTGTTTCTTCGCTAATTGACAGTATAAAGGAATAATGGTAAAAAAATACAGGCAATAGGCAAGAGGCTATGGAAACGGGGCAAAACCTATCTTTCCTATCGCCTATAGCCTGTCTTAAGGGGGGGGTTGATGAGCATTCTTGTTGTTGGTTCTGTTGCATTTGATTCAGTTGAAACGCCGTTTGGGAAGGCAGACAATGTGCTTGGAGGGTCGGCAACCTATTTTTCAACATCTGCCAGTTATTTTTCTGAAGTTAAATTAGTGGCTGTAGTTGGTGAGGATTTTCCGGATGAGCATATTGATTTCCTGAAAAATAAAGGGGTGGATGTAAATGGCTTGAAAAGGGTGCAGGGAAAGACATTCCGCTGGCAAGGGAGTTATGACTATGATTTAAACGAAGCCCATACCCTTGCAACCCATCTGAATGTGTTTGAAAAATTCAAACCTGAGATACCATTGGCCTACCAAAATACACCGTATGTATTTCTTGCAAACATTGACCCTGTTATTCAATTAGATGTCCTTCTTCAGGTTGAAAAACCCAAATTTGTTGCATGCGATACAATGAATTTCTGGATAGAGGGCAAACCTCAGGACTTAAAAAGGCTTTTATCAAAGGTTGACCTCTTTGTTTTAAACGAAGGCGAGGCAAGGGAATTCGCCGGAGAGCCTAATCTGGTAAGGGCTGCAAAACAGATACTGTCGTACGGCCCGAAAACACTTATAATAAAAAGGGGGGAATACGGGGCGCTGATGTTTAATGGCAATTCCGTATTTTCCGCGCCGGCCTACCCGCTGGAATCAATATTTGACCCGACAGGCGCAGGAGACAGTTTTGCCGGGGGCCTGATGGGGTATCTTGCAAATACAGACGATACAAGCGAGGCCAATATAAGGCAGGCCATTATCTTCGGCAGCGTTATGGCGTCATTTAATGTGGAGGATTTCAGCCTGAACAGGATGAAAACATTGACTCTAAAGGAGATACATGACAGATACAGAGAATTTAAGCAATTGACCCATTTTGAGGATATATGATAATGACAAAAACAACCTCTAAAAACCACAGGGGGATGGCGATAGCCATCTCTTTTTTTTTATTATATGGCTGCGCGCCCTACACCGGTATCATCAAAGAAAATACTCGTCAACGTTCGGCTGAGTTCACGCCAAAGCCGGATTTTTATATAAATAATGTCCCATTCTTTCCGCAGAAAAGATATTATTGCGGCCCGGCCTCGCTTGCAAGCGTAATGAATTTTTATGGGGTCTCTGTATCAGAAGAAGAAATAGCAAAAGAGGTTTATAATCCGAAGCTCTCCGGCGCCCTCTCAATGGATATCCTGATATATGCAAAGGCAAAGGGATTTGATGCCTTCTATTACAAGAGAAGTCTGGAAGATATAAAAAAAGATATATCCATGGGAAGACCTGTAATACTGTTTTTAGACCTGGGCTACTTTTTCTACCCTATAAGGCATTATATAGTGGCCACAGGATATAATGATGAAATGGGTTATTTAATAGCCCATTCAGGCATGGAAAAGGATAAAATATTTTCTTACAAGGAAATACAATCAGCATGGGAAAAAACAGGGTTTGGAACAATTTTGGTTTTACCAAAGGGAAAGTGATGCATAAAATGAGGAGAGGTTATGGGCGATGGGCTATAGGCTACGGTTTTACTATTGCCCATTGCCTATTGCCTATTGCCTGTTTTATTCTTTGGGGTTGCGCAGGCCATCAGATAATCATCACCAAAGACCCTTTAAAGGCTGAGGAGCATATAAAACTTGCTCAGGTTTATGAAACAAAAGGGGAGATAGAACTCGCGGTCGAAGAATATAAAAAGATATTAGAAGAGGACAAGACAAACCCTATGGCATATTTTGGATTAGGTAATATATCTTATAAAAAGGGCAAATACACAGATGCAGAAAATTATTACAAAAAGGCAATAGCAACCGCCGATGCGGACGACCCAAGAAATGCCATGTTCTATAACAATCTTAGCTGGATATATATTGATACTAACAAAGAACTAAAACAGGCGGAAACCCTGACTCAAAAGGCCATGCTTTTAGATGATGAAGGGGGCCGCATATATCTTGATACGCTCGGCGTTATATATACAAAATTAAAAGAGTATGCAAAGGCCGAGGAGGCGCTGCTCTCTGCCTTAAAAAATGCGCCTGATGATAAAACCGCCTTAAGGCATATTAACATGCACCTCTTTGAACTTTACCGGACACAAGGCGCTAATGATAAAATGCGCGAAATAGCTGAACGGCTTAAAGGGCTTGATAAATGATAATTAAACCAAAAGATAGGCTTATATTCGCCCTTGATGTACCTTCTCTTCAGGAGGTAAAAAAATGGGTCAGGCTTCTTAAGGGATATGCCGGGGTATTCAAGGTCGGCAAGGAACTGTTCACAGCCTGCGGGCCAAAGGTTATAGATACAATACACCAAAGCAACGGCGAGGTGTTTCTTGATTTAAAATTTCATGATATCCCGAATACAGTCGCAAAGGCAGGGGCTGTTGCTGCCAGGCTTGGCGTAAAGATGTTCAATGTCCATACCCTTGGCGGTCTTGATATGATGAAGGCTGTCAGAAAAGCAGTAGATACAGCCTGTAAGAAAGATAACAGGCCTATTATCCTCGGCGTTACAATCTTAACAAGCATGAATGAAAAGGCAATGAAAGAGGTAGGCATACAGGGGCCTGTAAAAAAGAGGGTTCTCTATCTTGCGGGGCTGGCAAAAAAGGCAGGGCTTGACGGTGTTGTAGCATCGCCGTTAGAGGCTAAAGATATTAAAAGAAGGTTTGGAAAAGACTTTATCATAGTAACGCCCGGCATACGGATGCCCGACTCAAAACCAGATGACCAGAACCGCACTATGACGCCAAAACAGGCGATTGCCGCAGGCGCGGATTATATAGTGGTAGGCAGGCCGATAAAGGAGGCAAAAAAACCGGTTGAGGCGGCAAGAAGGATATTGGAAGAAATGCGATACAATGAAGCAAAAATCTAAAAGATTTGAAGCATCCACTAAAAAACTCCACAGGCTCATTGCCATCCTGCGTATGCTTGACAGCCGCGAAAGATGCACACTGAAAAAGCTTGCCGAGAAATTTTGTATTTCAACACGCACTATAGAAAGAGATATAGAAGACCTCAATTCAGCAGGGTTTTCCATTATCTTTGTCAAAGAAGAGAATACCTACAAATTTACCGACTCTGACTATACCTTAAGAGACCTTGACCTGAACAAAGATGAACTCGCCTTCATGCTTATCGGCAGGCAGTTTGCCCACAACCTCGGCAAGCCGTTTGAAAAGGCCTGCCAGTCGCTCCTAAAAAAGGCTCACAAAGATACCGGCATAAAAACCCGTGAACGAATAAAGGGGGTAGAGGAAAAGCCTCATTTCTGGGTGGGTATGGACCAGATGGAGGAATTTGAAACAGTTGAAAAACAGTATAATGCAATTAACGAGGCAATGGACAGAAAGCAAGAGGTTGAAATCTTATATAAAGCTATGAAAAACCAGGAAGAGACCAGAAGAAACATTGCGCCATATGTCCTATTTTTCCATGAAGGACTCTGGTATGTCATCGGATACTGCCATCTCCGCAACGAAATAAGATTCCTCGCCTTGGATTGCATTAAAGAAATCAAAATAACCAATGACTCCTATACTATCCCGGATGATTTTGATATCAACGAATATTTTAAGCCGGGCTGGCGCATGAGGCGATATGGCGCTCCTGTGGAAGTGGTTTTGAAATTCTCGGAACGCTATGCCCGATGGATAAAGCGCAGAAAGTGGCATCCCACACGGGTCATAGAGGAGCAGAAAGACGGTTCTATTATCTTTAAGGTAAAGGTGGAGGGAACAGTTGAACTCAAATGGTGGATATATCACTGGATACCGCATGTTGAGGTATTGTCTCCGCCAGAACTTAAACAAGAGATGATTGAGGAGATGAGGGGGATGCTGGAGGTTTATGAGAAGAATGCCTGATGCCTTTTCAAGCATATTGACATACATTGTAATTTAATGTAATATATTGACATACAAGGAGGTGATTTTGCATGCCTACCATTCAAAAAAGTCTAAGGATGCCGGAAGAAATAATAAAAGAGATAGAAGACCTCTCAAGAGATTCTGCAATGGATTTTACCGCTGCAGTCAATGAACTTCTTGAGGAAGCGCTCAAGATGCACCGCTGTCCCGGCGTAGTATTTACTGAAGGCACGAGCGGAAAGAGGGCGAGGATTGCCGGCGCCGGCATTGAGGTATGGGAGGTTGTTGCAGCCTACAAAAGTGTTGGAGAGGATTTTAAGAGACTAAAAAAAACATATCACTGGCTTACAGACCAACAACTTAAAACTGCCATAGGATATTACAGGCTTTATCCTGAAGAGATAGATGCTATCGTATCTGAAAATGAAGGCTTAACCCAGAAAGAGATTCAAAGAAAATATCCATTTCTTTCGGCAGGCAAACAGTGAAGTATTATCTTGATGAAGATTTAAGCCCTAATATTGCAGAAATCCTGAAAAAACAGGGTATAGACGCAGTAAGCGTCCATGAAATTGAGATGACAGGGGCAAGCGACCTTGAACAACTTGAATATGCGGCTTCTAAAAAACGGTGCATGGTAACACGCAATAGAAACGATTTTATCCGTCTTACTGTCCAGTTTTTCAACGAAAACAGACCTCACTTCGGCGTCTTGATCGTGCCATACTCTTACCCGGGAGACAGATTAAGCTCCATAGCAGATGCCCTCAAGCGATACGCCTTGAATCATAAAGACGGAATGTCATCTTACGGCATAGATTTTATTTAGGGTTTCATAAGCGCTTCTTTCTAAACACAAGCGCCATAAGGCTGTCGGTTGGGTGGTATGTTATAAATAAAAATGTGGGAAGGTGTCCAATAAATACCCAATAAATAATTGTCACTAATCTGACGCTCTTTTTGAGGATTACCTGACGCTTAGTTATGGTATAATAACGCGCCGTGTTTATAAATGAGCAACGAGTGCCTCTATTGAGGTAATGCTATTTTGGCGGTATTCTTCCTTTACCTGCACTCGATGTCCATTTATGGTTTGCTTCCCAGCAACCAGTTTTGAAAACGGCTGGCCTTTCGCGAAAGCAACGACGCCGGTTGTTTGGAAGTCCCTAATTTCGACGAAACCGTTTCCAATCATATCAAATGTAAAAATGTCCGGGTTGGTTTTTATCAAGCTTTCAATGTCGCGCTGAATAGCATTTAGCACTGCTGCATACGCTGTGGCCGCTCCCACCATATACTGTGTCAGGCGATTTTTTGCAATTAGATGCACCTTGGGTAGTGCCCGATTTGCTGCCCTGAGTTTTGTAGCGAAGGCATAGGACGAATATATCTCGGAAGGCAGCTTTAACCCGTAAATAAGCGAAAAAGCGTTTTGGATTGCTCGACGTGAAGAGTCATCTGCCATCACTGGCAAAATGATCCTATCCGTTGTTGCGAGGGCAATCTGTGTGTAAAGAGAAAAGCTAGGATTACAGTCCATAAAAACAGTGTCGTACTCGTTATTGAGTTGATCTAAAAAAATCTTTAACCAATCAATAACCGCAAGCCATGCATTTACCCCCGGTATGTTCCCATTGGCCAATGTGTTGACGGCGTTGGCTTGTAGCTCTAGCAGCGGATCACCGCACACCAAATCGATATTAGAAGAGATTGCCCCGTTGTACTCGCTAGGCTTGGTGATGAAGTCCTGGGCATTGAACGCGGGTGGTGCATACGGTGATGGAAGACGGAGCTGAAAGTACCCACCCAAGCTGCATCGCGGTACACGCCCCTGTCGCTCAAGCAATTTCTCGCTCCCACTGTGGTTCAACCCGCCCAAAAACAACTCAGACAAATTTGCCTGTGGACAAATGTCTATGGCCAAAACCCTCTTGGTTGGATACTTCTCTGCGTACCTCACGATTGATTGAAATGCCAAGCTTGTCTTGCCTGTACCACCTTTGTTATTCCAAAAAGCGTATTTCATGTCCATGTTTTTCTCCTTATAGTTTATTTTATATAGGACAATTCAGTGTCCATAATTAGCATAATACAGAAAAATAAGGATGTTGTCAAGTCTAAAATAGACCTATTGGTGTAACATAATATATAAATCATATATAGAAGCGACAGTGTCAGGTCTCTATGGACTGTTGCCCAAATATATTTATCTTCCAAATTGCTGTTCTTTTGTGTCATTCCCACGGGGAGCAATGAGTGACCGTCTTCTTTGCAACCAATGATATGGAGGGGCTTGACCACGCTTCACTCAGGCGGTTTAAGTTTAAGATAGAGTTCAGACCGCTTACGCCTGATGGGAATCTGCGTTTTTATAGCTCATTATTAAAAGAATTGCCGAAAGGAGAATTGTCAGAAGAAGAAATCAGCGTGTTAAAGTGTACAAAAAATCTTACCCCTGGCGACTTTGCTGTGGTAAAGGATCAGATGTCTTTTGCAGACCCTTCGGCCATTACCCATAAGATGATGATAGAGGCGCTGGCCAATGAGGTTAGATATAAGAAGGAAGCAAAAGTGGTGGGGTTTTAGCTGTAAGTTTTAAGCCTTATCTCCGGCTTCAAAATCCTGTTTCACCCTATCCAGCGCAGTCTTATCAGCAATCAGCTCCGCTGCTGTCAATGCCAGGCATTTTGCCCCTTCCATAATGGCGTTTTTGCCGTCCTCTGTAATTGTCGCATCTGCAAATTCCCTTGTATGGATATTTATATCCCTCCTGAGAAGTATGTGCGGATGGATTGTAGGCAAGATATGAGATACATTGCCGATGTCAGATGAGCCTGCATTTTTATCCAGAGGGAGATCATCTTCCTGAAAGCCAAGGGATTGCATCTGCCTTCTGTATATGTCCGCAAATGCCTTGTTCATCTTTAACGGCGCATTCATATCAGCGCCTTCTTCTATAACCAATTGACAGCCTGTTGCCGATGCAGCGCCTCTTGCGCAATTTAAGACCCTTTCTTTTACAGAATAAAGCTCGTCTAAATCCTTTGCCCTGACATAAAAACTGGCAGAGGCCTTTTCAGGGATTATATTTGGCGCTGCGCCTCCCTCGGTTATAATGCCGTGAATCCTTACATCGCCTCTCAACTGCTGTCTCATGGCATTTATGGAATTAAAGGTCTGGATAACAGCATCAAGAGCATTTATACCCTCTTCAGGATATGCAGATGCATGGCTTGCCTTGCCTTTGAAATGAAGATTAAGCCTGATTAGGCCAAGAAAAATCCTTGACACCATCCGCTTTGAAGACGGATGCGCCATCATTGCTGCATCAAGCCCTTCGAATACACCCGCCTTTATCATGGCAATCTTCCCTACACCAATCTCCTCTGCAGGCGTGCCAAGCACAACTATGCTTCCGCCTATCTTTGAAATCACATTTGAAACCGCAATGGCAGCGCCGATGGACGCAACACCTGAGATGTTATGGCCGCAACCGTGTCCTATTTGTGGTAGCGCATCCATCTCCACAAGAAGGGCAATTGCAGGCCTTTTGCTGCCAAAACCGGCGTTAAATGCGGTCTCAAGTCCGGCGACATTCTTATAAACCTTAAAACCGGATTCTTCCAATATGGAAATACAGGCAAGAGAGGTTTTATATTCT is a genomic window of Deltaproteobacteria bacterium containing:
- a CDS encoding ParA family protein, translating into MDMKYAFWNNKGGTGKTSLAFQSIVRYAEKYPTKRVLAIDICPQANLSELFLGGLNHSGSEKLLERQGRVPRCSLGGYFQLRLPSPYAPPAFNAQDFITKPSEYNGAISSNIDLVCGDPLLELQANAVNTLANGNIPGVNAWLAVIDWLKIFLDQLNNEYDTVFMDCNPSFSLYTQIALATTDRIILPVMADDSSRRAIQNAFSLIYGLKLPSEIYSSYAFATKLRAANRALPKVHLIAKNRLTQYMVGAATAYAAVLNAIQRDIESLIKTNPDIFTFDMIGNGFVEIRDFQTTGVVAFAKGQPFSKLVAGKQTINGHRVQVKEEYRQNSITSIEALVAHL
- a CDS encoding M20 family metallopeptidase, with product MQVTEVKTQILNILDGLKDRLFSLSCDFYRNPETGLKEYKTSLACISILEESGFKVYKNVAGLETAFNAGFGSKRPAIALLVEMDALPQIGHGCGHNISGVASIGAAIAVSNVISKIGGSIVVLGTPAEEIGVGKIAMIKAGVFEGLDAAMMAHPSSKRMVSRIFLGLIRLNLHFKGKASHASAYPEEGINALDAVIQTFNSINAMRQQLRGDVRIHGIITEGGAAPNIIPEKASASFYVRAKDLDELYSVKERVLNCARGAASATGCQLVIEEGADMNAPLKMNKAFADIYRRQMQSLGFQEDDLPLDKNAGSSDIGNVSHILPTIHPHILLRRDINIHTREFADATITEDGKNAIMEGAKCLALTAAELIADKTALDRVKQDFEAGDKA